The Cinclus cinclus chromosome Z, bCinCin1.1, whole genome shotgun sequence genome contains the following window.
gggtggcacccagagctctgggctggggacagggtgtgCATGGGGGACAGGTGGGACTCCATGGGCTGGGGGCAATGAGTCTGTGGGAGGCCACTGGGAAAGGCGTGGGGCTCCACCGGTCAGGGGCCTCATGTGGGACGTGTAGCCATGGTAAAATGCTGTGCTTGTGGTCACCATGCCCAGGGACACCCCGGGACATGACACAGCCAGCTCAGCTGAGGGAGGTGGGACATCCATCATGTTTCCATTGACTGCACCAGAAGGAGGCCCTCCCCCATCCCAggctctcagtgctgctgtggtgcCACTGGGAAGACTGGGAACTGGTGGGATATACTGGGATTGGGCTCTGGGCCATGGTAACACCATCCTGGACTCCTGGATCATACTCCAAGTCCTGCAGAGGACACGAGGctatactgggagggactggtcCATACTGGAAAGAAGAGGTTTGGGCTCTACTGGGAGCAGCAGTGGAAgaaattactggaaaaaaatggggaagtATGAAAGAACAAGGGAAAGGGCAAAAATGGGGCACAAATGGCCAAGAAGTAGTGAGAAAAACAATCAGACTGGGGAAACTACCAAAATAAAATGGTGAAATGTAGTAGAAACCAGCAGTGTGGGCACCATCCCAGTGTGGAACCACTGTTCTCAGTACAATACTGGCCTTCACCACAAGTCTCCTGGCACAGTCCCAGTACGTACCCAGTGCAATACTAGTGAGCCACAGCTCTTCAGGCAGGATCCCAGTATGATACCAGTGCTCTCAGGATGACACCAGCATGCCCCACAGTCAAATCAGGATCCTGATATGAtccccagtgttcccagtatGAACCCAGGGCTTCAAGTACAGAGCCAACCTCAGGCTGCAGCTCTCCACAAGTATATTCCAGTGTTCCCAGTATGCCCCCCAGTGTGGCTCTGAGTGTGACTCCAGTGAATGCCCCAGTACAGGCCCCAaggctcccagtgctcccactgCAGGTCCCAAGGTTCCCAGGGTGCTCCCAGTGGTCCCAGTACAGccaaataaacaattttttggTTCACTCCAAAGCAGTGTTCCCTTGGGTGAGTCCCCAAACCTTCAGAATTCCCCCCAGAAACGACATCACCATCCTGCCATTGCCTTTATTGGTGGGTGGGCGCAGGGGGGGGTCACAAGATCAGGCCCCCTCCAGTGAATTCCATTCGCTGCcaagagaggggagagaggagggagtgAGTGGGGGGACTCAGGTGTCCGACACCCCAGGACCCTTGACTCTGTGAGGTGTCCCCAGGACCCCAGGCTTACCTGAGGGGGCGTGACAAAGGCCAGCCAGTCAGAAGGGCGGGTGGGCAGCAGCCCCATGGCCTGGCACTTGTAGAgggccagtgccagccccagcccattcccCACCAGGAACACGAGACCCTGTAGTGCCCGCCGGCTTGAGCTCTCCAGGGCCTTCAGTGCtgggggggacagagggaatCGGGGTGCCTGTCAGTGACCCCCAGACCTGGCACAGGGGTCAAGAGAGGTGGGGAGCATCACACGGGGAGTGCTGGACAGAGGGGAATGATGTGGAGATGACTGTGGAGCTGTGGGAGACATCTGAGTGTCCATGGTAGAcctggggggctgtggggtcatctgggggcgggggggggctgtggggatgTCTAAGGGACTGTGGGGACACCTGACGGACTGTGGAACATTCAGGGGCCTGCAGGACACTCAGGGGGCTGTGGGAACACCCAGGGGTCTGTCCCCTCGCAGGACTCACTGGCAGACAGAGACATGAGGGCCTGCAGCGGGCGCCAGCCCATCATGCAGACCATCATGGCCGGGAAGATGGAGATGGTGTTTCCAGCCATGTACATGATGAACAGGTTCATGGGGATCTGCTTCAGCGGCGCCAGAGCCACGTCCCAGCAGCGCTGCAACGACAGAGGGCCAGGTATGGGGTATGGGGACCCGGCCTTTGGGGGGACCCGGGACGGGGACCACCCGCGAGGTGTGCCCGGGGCTGGGCGACCCGCAcggccggggcagggcagggaccagggGCAGCCCCGGGCAGAGACCACCTCCGCGGGGCCTGAGGCAGGGCCCGGCCCCTGCGGCTGTCCGGGATGTCGGGAACCCGCGTATCTGGACCAGGGACCACCCGTGAGGACCCGGGGGCACCCGGGCCAGGGACCGCCCCCGCGGGCAGAGACCgctcctgcagagctgtccGAGCTGCGTAGGGACACACAGGACACCCCCCCAGCCGGGCGGAGTGCTGGGCGTCCCCCCGCTCCCTCACACCTTCTCCATGAGGATCTTGTCGCTCTCGTGGACGCCGCCCTCCCCCAGCTGCCGGTCAGCGAACCCGAGCGGGCCGCGGCCCTCGGCGGCTCCGCGGGGCCTGGGGGACAGCGGGGCGGGTGAGCGGGGAAGCTCTCGGTATCCCGGCCCCGCCGTGACCCCGAGCCCCCGCGCCTCACCGTCCCCCCGGCGCCGCCCCCAGGTCCAGAGACCACTTGAACCGGCGGCTCCggagcgccgccgccgccgccgccatgtcCGCGCCGAGTCACGTGGGCAGGCACGTGTGCGGTCACGTGGGGGCACGTAAGGACCCCATCCCGCTCCCTCTTGTTTCCCCTTTCTTCCACAGCCTTCCACTCTGCT
Protein-coding sequences here:
- the EMC4 gene encoding ER membrane protein complex subunit 4; this encodes MAAAAAALRSRRFKWSLDLGAAPGGRPRGAAEGRGPLGFADRQLGEGGVHESDKILMEKRCWDVALAPLKQIPMNLFIMYMAGNTISIFPAMMVCMMGWRPLQALMSLSATLKALESSSRRALQGLVFLVGNGLGLALALYKCQAMGLLPTRPSDWLAFVTPPQRMEFTGGGLIL